One Diceros bicornis minor isolate mBicDic1 chromosome 26, mDicBic1.mat.cur, whole genome shotgun sequence DNA segment encodes these proteins:
- the NME4 gene encoding nucleoside diphosphate kinase, mitochondrial isoform X2, translated as MGGLFGRGALRGLLCGAKAPGPRLLARPSSGGPSWTRERTLVAVKPDGVQRRLVGDVIRRFERRGFKLVGMKMLQVWEGPNVVCTSRAMIGHTDSAEASPGTIRGDFSIHISRNVIHASDSVEGAQREIQLWFQSSELVDWADEGHHSSIYPA; from the exons ATGGGCGGCCTTTTCGGACGCGGGGCGCTGCGGGGGCTGCTGTGCGGCGCGAAGGCCCCTGGTCCTCGCCTGCTCGCGCGCCCCAGCTCGG GAGGGCCCTCCTGGACCCGGGAGCGGACCCTGGTCGCAGTGAAGCCAGATGGGGTGCAGCGGCGGCTTGTTGGGGATGTCATCCGGCGCTTTGAGAGGAGGGGCTTCAAGCTGGTGGGGATGAAGATGCTGCAG GTCTGGGAGGGCCCCAATGTGGTCTGCACCTCCAGAGCCATGATAGGACACACCGACTCAGCTGAGGCTTCGCCTGGCACCATCCGGGGTGACTTCAGCATCCACATCAGCAG AAACGTCATTCACGCCAGTGACTCCGTGGAGGGGGCCCAGAGGGAGATCCAGCTGTGGTTCCAGAGCAGTGAGCTGGTGGACTGGGCAGATGAAGGCCACCACAGCAGCATCTACCCAGCTTGA
- the DECR2 gene encoding peroxisomal 2,4-dienoyl-CoA reductase [(3E)-enoyl-CoA-producing] isoform X1, with the protein MAQQPPDVGEDDCLPEYRHLFCPDLLRGKVAFITGGGSGIGFRIAEIFMRHGCHTVIASRSLPRVSTAARKLAAATSQRCLPLSLDVRDPPAITAAVDQALKEFGKIDILINCAAGNFLCPASALSSNAFRTVMDIDTLGTFNVSRVLYEKFFRDHGGVIVNITATLGTRGQVLQVHAGSAKAAVGTGAPSGLPTWVPVGSLSIPGGRQCLTEAEPSGGQWRSRALALSPTSHLGHPRRHSSTAFFLLPACLPCRCDDAALGCGVGSPEHPCQQPCPRPHQWHGGVPAAGWPPGQHEQERPGQPPAEAGGQDGGRPQCALPGQPFGILCDRGLAGG; encoded by the exons ATGGCCCAGCAGCCGCCCGACGTCGGAGAGGACGACTGTCTTCCTGAGTACCGCCACCTCTTCTGCCCCGACCTGCTCCG GGGCAAAGTCGCCTTCATCACAGGTGGTGGGTCTGGGATCGGGTTCCGGATTGCTGAGATTTTCATGCG GCATGGCTGCCACACGGTCATCGCCAGCAGAAGCCTTCCGAGAGTGTCGACG GCTGCCAGAAAGCTGGCTGCTGCCACCAGCCAGCGGTGCCTCCCTTTGTCTCTGGACGTCCGAGATCCCCCAGCCATCACGGCCGCCGTGGACCAGGCATTGAAGGAGTTTGGGAAAATCGACATTCTCATTAACT GTGCAGCTGGAAACTTCCTGTGCCCTGCCAGCGCACTGTCCTCCAACGCCTTCAGGACTGTGATGGACATTGACACCTTGGGCACCTTCAACGTGTCTCGCGTGCTCTACGAGAAGTTTTTCCGG GACCATGGAGGGGTGATTGTGAACATCACCGCAACACTGGGTACCCGGGGGCAGGTGCTCCAAGTGCATGCAGGCTCTGCCAAGGCAGCTGTGGGTACGGGTGCCCCCTCTGGTCTGCCAACCTGGGTGCCCGTTGGGTCCCTCTCCATCCCTGGAGGCCGGCAGTGTCTGACTGAAGCTGAGCCCAGTGGTGGGCAGTGGAGAAGCCGGGCCCTGGCCCTGAGCCCCACTTCACACCTAGGCCACCCCAGAAGGCACAGCAGCACTGCATTCTTCCtcttgcctgcctgccttccatGCAGATGCGATGACGCGGCACTTGGCTGTGGAGTGGGGTCCCCAGAACATCCGTGTCAACAGCCTTGCCCCCGGCCCCATCAGTGGCACGGAGGGGTTCCGGCGGCTGG GTGGCCCCCAGGCCAGCATGAGCAAGAACGTCCTGGCCAGCCCCCTGCAGAGGCTGGGGGACAAGACGGAGGTCGCCCACAGTGTGCTCTACCTGGCCAGCCCTTTGGCATCCTATGTGACCggggccttgctggtggttga
- the NME4 gene encoding nucleoside diphosphate kinase, mitochondrial isoform X3, producing the protein MGGLFGRGALRGLLCGAKAPGPRLLARPSSGGPSWTRERTLVAVKPDGVQRRLVGDVIRRFERRGFKLVGMKMLQAPESVLAEHYHDLRRKPFYPALISYMRSGPVVAMVWEGPNVVCTSRAMIGHTDSAEASPGTIRGDFSIHISSWLP; encoded by the exons ATGGGCGGCCTTTTCGGACGCGGGGCGCTGCGGGGGCTGCTGTGCGGCGCGAAGGCCCCTGGTCCTCGCCTGCTCGCGCGCCCCAGCTCGG GAGGGCCCTCCTGGACCCGGGAGCGGACCCTGGTCGCAGTGAAGCCAGATGGGGTGCAGCGGCGGCTTGTTGGGGATGTCATCCGGCGCTTTGAGAGGAGGGGCTTCAAGCTGGTGGGGATGAAGATGCTGCAG GCACCAGAGAGTGTCCTTGCTGAGCACTACCATGACCTTCGGAGGAAGCCGTTCTACCCAGCCCTCATCAGCTACATGCGCTCTGGCCCCGTGGTGGCCATG GTCTGGGAGGGCCCCAATGTGGTCTGCACCTCCAGAGCCATGATAGGACACACCGACTCAGCTGAGGCTTCGCCTGGCACCATCCGGGGTGACTTCAGCATCCACATCAGCAG CTGGCTCCCCTAG
- the DECR2 gene encoding peroxisomal 2,4-dienoyl-CoA reductase [(3E)-enoyl-CoA-producing] isoform X2 has translation MAQQPPDVGEDDCLPEYRHLFCPDLLRGKVAFITGGGSGIGFRIAEIFMRHGCHTVIASRSLPRVSTAARKLAAATSQRCLPLSLDVRDPPAITAAVDQALKEFGKIDILINCAAGNFLCPASALSSNAFRTVMDIDTLGTFNVSRVLYEKFFRDHGGVIVNITATLGTRGQVLQVHAGSAKAAVDAMTRHLAVEWGPQNIRVNSLAPGPISGTEGFRRLGGPQASMSKNVLASPLQRLGDKTEVAHSVLYLASPLASYVTGALLVVDGGAWLTFPNDIRLLADFASSAKL, from the exons ATGGCCCAGCAGCCGCCCGACGTCGGAGAGGACGACTGTCTTCCTGAGTACCGCCACCTCTTCTGCCCCGACCTGCTCCG GGGCAAAGTCGCCTTCATCACAGGTGGTGGGTCTGGGATCGGGTTCCGGATTGCTGAGATTTTCATGCG GCATGGCTGCCACACGGTCATCGCCAGCAGAAGCCTTCCGAGAGTGTCGACG GCTGCCAGAAAGCTGGCTGCTGCCACCAGCCAGCGGTGCCTCCCTTTGTCTCTGGACGTCCGAGATCCCCCAGCCATCACGGCCGCCGTGGACCAGGCATTGAAGGAGTTTGGGAAAATCGACATTCTCATTAACT GTGCAGCTGGAAACTTCCTGTGCCCTGCCAGCGCACTGTCCTCCAACGCCTTCAGGACTGTGATGGACATTGACACCTTGGGCACCTTCAACGTGTCTCGCGTGCTCTACGAGAAGTTTTTCCGG GACCATGGAGGGGTGATTGTGAACATCACCGCAACACTGGGTACCCGGGGGCAGGTGCTCCAAGTGCATGCAGGCTCTGCCAAGGCAGCTGTGG ATGCGATGACGCGGCACTTGGCTGTGGAGTGGGGTCCCCAGAACATCCGTGTCAACAGCCTTGCCCCCGGCCCCATCAGTGGCACGGAGGGGTTCCGGCGGCTGG GTGGCCCCCAGGCCAGCATGAGCAAGAACGTCCTGGCCAGCCCCCTGCAGAGGCTGGGGGACAAGACGGAGGTCGCCCACAGTGTGCTCTACCTGGCCAGCCCTTTGGCATCCTATGTGACCggggccttgctggtggttgaCGGTGGGGCGTGGCTGACGTTCCCTAATGACATCAGGCTGCTGGCGGATTTTGCATCCTCTGCTAAGCTCTAG
- the NME4 gene encoding nucleoside diphosphate kinase, mitochondrial isoform X1 — protein sequence MGGLFGRGALRGLLCGAKAPGPRLLARPSSGGPSWTRERTLVAVKPDGVQRRLVGDVIRRFERRGFKLVGMKMLQAPESVLAEHYHDLRRKPFYPALISYMRSGPVVAMVWEGPNVVCTSRAMIGHTDSAEASPGTIRGDFSIHISRNVIHASDSVEGAQREIQLWFQSSELVDWADEGHHSSIYPA from the exons ATGGGCGGCCTTTTCGGACGCGGGGCGCTGCGGGGGCTGCTGTGCGGCGCGAAGGCCCCTGGTCCTCGCCTGCTCGCGCGCCCCAGCTCGG GAGGGCCCTCCTGGACCCGGGAGCGGACCCTGGTCGCAGTGAAGCCAGATGGGGTGCAGCGGCGGCTTGTTGGGGATGTCATCCGGCGCTTTGAGAGGAGGGGCTTCAAGCTGGTGGGGATGAAGATGCTGCAG GCACCAGAGAGTGTCCTTGCTGAGCACTACCATGACCTTCGGAGGAAGCCGTTCTACCCAGCCCTCATCAGCTACATGCGCTCTGGCCCCGTGGTGGCCATG GTCTGGGAGGGCCCCAATGTGGTCTGCACCTCCAGAGCCATGATAGGACACACCGACTCAGCTGAGGCTTCGCCTGGCACCATCCGGGGTGACTTCAGCATCCACATCAGCAG AAACGTCATTCACGCCAGTGACTCCGTGGAGGGGGCCCAGAGGGAGATCCAGCTGTGGTTCCAGAGCAGTGAGCTGGTGGACTGGGCAGATGAAGGCCACCACAGCAGCATCTACCCAGCTTGA